Sequence from the Panicum virgatum strain AP13 chromosome 5N, P.virgatum_v5, whole genome shotgun sequence genome:
taatattttaaaatagatatgtataaaattggatggtgatcatttcttatattatcaagcacattattacaaataagaataaaattttgcataaattattttatgcattatttgctccctacaacaaaaaaaagtgaaaaaaataccgaatttgtttccgaatccataccgaattttatatctatcatttgagaaaatataggatgaatttgaggtttaccttttatgaatctttacaagctcaatgctcaaaataagaatacaaatttgtatacaagattctatatcctatttattcgcaatcaaagaaaaacgaccaaaaaactgattaccgaataattaccgtttccgaccgttttcaaccctatgCCCATCCCCATGGCCGGCCACGTGTAGCAGACAACGGCCGACGGCGAGGCATGAGAACAAGCATGGAAACAAATCGAACGTGCAAGAACGAGGGAAGCATGTGCATCTGTAGTCGTCTACGGGAGTCGATTTTTATACCTAGATTGGACGTAGAAGGGCCAGATGTGGGAGTTCGACAGCGAAGGGTTGATGTCCTGTTCACAGGCAATTCTCATAGGTCTGGAGCTTCGATTCTCGGCCATGGAGGTCGCAGCTCAAGGGGGCAAAGTGGGGGAAAGTGAGGTAGGAAGGTGGTGGAGGTGTGGATGGTGGCGATTTGATTTTGGTGGCTGGAGTTAGGCGAATTTGACCGGCGGGTGGCTGCTGGAGCTCTATTGCACCgaccagaggaagaagaacagggcTGTGTGCGAGAGATGATAGAAGGCATGTTGGTTTACCCTCTAATTATGAAGCTCTTTACTTTTTTGCAGGCCTTCCAAACTCTAAATTTAGCTAGGATTCGACACTTGGAGTTGCTTATCATGGAAATTACCTGAGCTTCTAGTGTGAAATTACAAGAACGGGAGAAATACCAGTCTCTAACTAGATAGAAATGGCAGCATATGGTGAGACCGTGAGACACCTGTATGTATTGCCGTATTGCTTACTAGAATTCAGAAATAGACCAATTCAAGTTAACAGATGCTGCTTGCGGTAGCTTACCGCGAGAATTCCGGCAGGGCCTCCCGTCGCTGCAGATGCACTGGAACGCAAGCTCAACGAATTTGCactcgccgccccgccccttGCACGCGCCGCACTCTGCCGTGGTCGACGGCCACTCCACGACGAACCCTTCATCGATCAACCTCCTGTACTCATGGGCTGGCTCCTCCGACGCGTTGCGGAAGGAGGACCGCTGCACCGGCACGCTCACCGAGCTGCAGTTCCTCGGGACCTCCGGCGGCAGCGCGCTGCCCTCGCCGTCCAGGACGTACGCTCCGATCGTGAGCCTCGCGCACGGCGGCTGCAGCAGCACGCTGGCGTTGCGGGGGAGCGTGCAGTTGTAGACGAAGGTGAGGTTCgtgttggcggcggcgctgacgttgACCGGCAGGAGGGAGAGGCCGGAGGACACGTTGAAGTCCGGGATGTGGCACCGCTCGTCGCCGACGAAGGACGAGTCGACGTCGACGGCCATCACGAAGGAGTTGCTCTCGTAGTAGATGCTGAGGACGCGGTACAGGCGGTCCCGGAACGTCCTGGCGAGGTAGGCGcggccggcgtcggcggcgcacgTGAGCTCGAAGGCCGGGTTACCGCAGTAGAGCGGCTGCACGCCGCTGAGCGAGAACGGGTACGTGATGCTCAGGTTCCCGCATGTTGCCGGCGCGCAGCTGGTGTTGCCGCGGGTTCCGTtggcgtcggcggtggcggtAGCGAAGCGCAGCAGGGCgagcgggagcagcagcagaagaggaaGAGCACCAGGCGGCATCGGGACAAGGAGAGGAGAGTAGGCTGTTCTTGGCTATGTGCACAACTATATGGAGAGATGAAAAGGAAATTGGACGACGGGATTTGTCAGTCCATCTTCAAGCTCAGAAATGCCAAATATTTGACTGCTCCAGCTTCCAGCGTtccgatttttttttaaaaaaaagactaCACCCTGCCAAGTAGCGACGTGTGCCGGGATGTGCACGACGGTGACTATTCCAACGCAGTAGTCTGTATCCTACGCGTCAAATTTCTCTGACTGATTATGCGGTTCAGAGGCTCAGATGGAGAAGAGTTTTCGGTGTGATGCTTCAAAGATTATCAATTTATTACAGTGGACTCTAAACTGGTAAGAAAATATGGGCTTCGAGCATATCTCAGATGCAATCAAACGTACCTTAACGTTGAAACCCGGAAGATTACCAAACACGGACCTGGACACGCGGAGTAATAATGAGAACCGAAGTTATCCTGGTATCATCCTCATGTCATTGCATCACTAATTCATGATGAAAACATCATAAACACTGCACGGCAGCACGGCAGATGTACGGGATGAACCAATGATCAGTGAAGCACTCGGCTATATGGTGActactatatttctcatgatgcgtatggagtagatctatcagcttttgaacaaagagagtgcggaatagataaacccttagagaggagttttggttccatacgcaaatggtttcacgagatattcaatgtgaatccaaagactcatctcctaaccgttcagactgtgacgaattggggaactgaaggggatttctgggagttgatgcttatagcaaacaccgaagaatggcggacttacatgcaagcagctcttgaccgcgggtggcctcttgcaatgctaattcagattcaccagaaggcagcccatttcggtgaagtgtcaacaagtacatcatctcatataaaccaagcagtggaacaagaaaataaagatcagaacatgcatgttacagaacctgagccgcaaggtatagctgatcaggtaggagaaaaagaagatcagaacgtgcatgtcTTTCAATCTGAGCCGCAAAGTTTCGCTGATGAGGGGGAGTGGATACCTGAAATAGTGGAAGCTGTATAGAATGAAACCcaagaggctcgaatgatggaagaatgtggggactcatcagacgatgaggactacccgttgctaggtgaatggcgagacaagggttttgaaaatccagtgatacatgctattaggagtaatgagtacgaatacagagagaatgagattgtgcagggggcaaagtatcctagcattgaagttgtgaaagatgctgtgaagctttgggctatatcgttgaggaaggaattcagagttgtgaagtctagcagcaaagaatatgaggtgaagtgtgtcaatgacgattgtacatggcgagtacatgcctacaagggcaagtacaagacacactgggagtgttcaattgttacaccacatacatgtagattaactgctgttgcgcaaactcaccgtaacatcacatccaccttcgtggccaagaagatgtatggggtgattctgaacaaaattgattatgagccaaaattgataattagggacatcgacgaccgttttcaatacaaaatcagctatgcaaaggcttggcgggcaaaacaaaaggtgtttgagatgagattcggcacatatgaggcatcatatgataacctgcctcacatgctgtcagcaattgtgcagagaaatcctggaagcgcgactgatacctacattgtaccgagtttagatgagggacctgggtttctgcttcgtgccttcttcttccttggtgcatgtgtgagggcatttatgtattgtcttctTGTTttatgtattgacggcacattcttgacaggaagatataaggggacaatactgacagcgattggagttgattgcaacaagcaggtggttcccatcgcctttgtttttgttgagaatgagagcacagagagctggtactggttccttgaacgtgtgaagattcacgttgttggtggaaggcctgatgtttgcctcatcagtgacagacatgtatgtcttctagcagcaataaggcaactacatgaaggaagtcgaggacaACCTCCTCTATGACCAGATGTagtgagtaggtggtgcataagacatatgggtgcaaacttttatgagcgcttcaagaataaggaacttatgaatttgttcaagaggttgtgcactcagaatcaacaGCGGAAGTTTTATgcattgtggcaggtgctagataacatgtgcgccgagctgctaaaggaacaggcctcaacctccagccggagacgttccggcggcggacctttcacacagtggattaatgatgcacctaaggagaagtgatcaattctatacgacactggtggtcgtcaatatgggatcgagaccctgcttccttagcacggcgggccctctctcgctttacTGAGTGCGccggggatattttcccttcctaatagcttcagacagtgcttccttagcacggcgggccctctctcgcttcctctccctatcagcttcacgtttctctgccttctgacgttccacttctgtaATCCTTTTCAGAATCTCTTCCTGGTTTTTCTTgtgcttctcctccatctgttcttcatgcagcattcattgccacctttgtgcagcccaccttgcttgacgctccacgtggtccttatcctgctgagattgctcggtgtctaaccactgcacgaaatcacatagaggcggtgaAGTCTTTCCctaaatcatgttagaagtcattactagatctgaaagtgacaaactctgatagtatttgtagtacctttgctcggtccttgccgtaatgcttgggcgggtcgtactcgtaattctcgcgcatgaagaatctcttgctaaagtcgtcccccaaaatccttgatttcattagtttgcacaaggatccgcaaaaacacaGGCACCTGGACTCTTGGGGGGactgtttccgtcaccttaCTCCATAGAATataggtggatcctgaggatgccatggtgttgagccctggcaatcacaagtgagaaatcagattgctaatatactatatcaacgctaatcattatcagtaactacacctaaatgtaccactaatcactcctaataataattaaactgattgctataCTACTGTTTCAATAAAAtactttctacaattttctaacattttcttaaaaaaattaatattatcttccaatttttaagactttctaatacttctctaacaattttctagtacttactaatacttaatctaacactaaatgtactgtatcaatgctaatcattacaagtaactgcacctaaatgtaccactaatcactcctaacaataattaaattgattgctaatctactgtttcaacaaaaataattacaacataatctatttataaagcgtagaagaattttggttacctgcagtcgtcGGCTCGAAAAtgcggcagggcttcgcctctctccctccctccctcttttttcttgatttctggaattttagtaatgcaaatgaggggtggggggaccagccaacccttatataagggtgggagagccggccgccccgctgtcgggcgaccggcccccagggacctGCGCGCAATTTCCTCCGcgaatttttttcagaaaaacccctgccgccccgctgcatCTGCATgggtaaaaaacgaaaatatattcctgtaaattttcaaattgaaaatatattttttttgtaaaaaacgaaaataaaaaatataaaaatataaaaaccgcCTGCCCGGTTGGAAATGTTCCTGGCCCACCTTCTTACGTGGAACGCAGGCCGCCTAGGAGATCACTTTTCTTGATGGGCTATCAACACTCTGCTCGTGTTTGGGCTGAATTTGCATGGGCTTGATAGCCTGCGAGTGGTGGTGAGTGGTGACATAGCGGGTCCATGTAGACCATTTGGCGGCGGCCCCATCCCCATCCCGGCGTTTCCTGCCACACTGCTACaggctgcggccgccgccgcgcggagtCGGCGAGTCGCGGTCGCCCGGCGCGCGCGGGGAATACCAGCGCGCAGCAGCTGCTGTTCTCGGCCATCCTCTACTGCGCCCTGCCGCCATCCCCACGAGAAAATATCCCGCGCCTTGCGGCCCCGCCGGCTCCGTCCCGGTGGTTACGGCGGCAGAGGGGGATTGCCGCGCTAATTCAATCTCGCACCACCGATGGCGATGGGGAATTCAGTCTCGCGCCACCGATGGAAAAGCAAACTTTGGGTCGCTTATCTCCCCTGCACTGGCCTCGCTGCCTTGGGTGAAGAATCCGACAAGCAGTCTGCAATGGCATAAGTAAGTGACGTGCCCATTGATTATGCCGTAGAATCGTAGATTTTATTCATTGGCATTGCTGCGATTTGCTAGTTGTTAGTTGTAGTAACTGTCCAAAAATGTAATTCGATTTGCATGGAACCGATGGGGCATTTAGATTAGGTGTACATTTTGGCGTTTAGTCCgaacgattttttttttttcaaggtGATTGTGCAACCGAAATATTTACTGATAAGACATCAGAACAGATGCATGAATTGGTATCTGAAAGGAACATCAGTAAAGATGGCATGAGTGCATGACTACTATCAACTTCATCCTTTCAACATGCCCATTGCCCATCATTCTGCCAGTACTTTAGTTTGCTTGACACCAGTAAAGATGGGCTCACAGCTCACTACTTGGGAATTTCTGGGTGATGATGGTCTATAAGAATACTTGTATTGGACTATATATCCTTCCCCCCAGGCCCCAGCTGGGGCCTTAATATGTAGACTAAGATGCAAGAATACCACACACTATAGTAGGCTGGTATACTTTTCTTCAGCAGAGAGTATGGCTGAAACATCAGGTTTGACCTCTCACCTGTGAACAAATGGTTGCTTCTGGTTTATGGCGGATATATGATAAATACCTAATTCTGATGCTACATCTTGACCTTGTCACAGAGTTGGTAGACGTTTTAAGTTTTTTGAACCCACAATACTCATTTCCTTGGTCTTTACAACCTCACTAAAAGCTTGTGTTTTGGTATGACTGCTGAAGCCCGTGCTTTCTGTACTCAAAATACACATCGAATCTTCGCTGAAAAAGAGAAAATAGTTGCATATATCATTGTCATTTAAAATTTTGCTGCACAGAAATATGTAGATGAAATATCTTACGGTATCTGCCTGAAGTTCTGCTTTGGCGGTATGTCCAACTCATCTAAGCCTTTTTCAAACATTTCCAAAACTTCTGTTATTGTAGGGCGAAACATGGGCAGTACTTGTACGCACCACAAGCCAATTAAAATCATCTTTCTAGCAATTTCTTCAACTTCACATGTGACTTCGCAAGCTTCTAACCCATCATCAAGTGCAAAATGGTCATAAATCCAATCTGGAAAATACTTTTGGCTTGACTTCTCAACCATAGATTTCACATTTTTTCTGCCTCCAACCATCTCTAGCAACATCATTCCATAACTATAAACATCTGATTTTGTTGAAACAACTCCAAAGGTTCGAGAGTAGACTTCAGGAGCAATGAATCCGATTGTTCCTCTTGCACCAGTCATTGAAAGTTTACTCTCCTTAGTGTGACACAATTTAGCTAAACCAAAATCAGCAATCTTTGGGCGAAAACCCTGATCTAGAAGGATATTTTGAGGCTTGATATCAAAATGTATAATGCGTGTATTACAGCTGTGGTGCAAGTATTCAAGCCCACGAGCAATTCCAATCGCTATCATGTAGAGCTTTTGCCATCCTAACTTTTCTTTGGGGTTGTCAGAGAAAATGTATTGATCCAGAGAACCATTGGGCATGTACTCATAGATAAGAGCCCTTTTTGAGCGCTCCAAACAAAACCCAAATAAGCTTACAATATTCACATGAGATGTCCTGCCAATGCTCATAACCTCATTCACGAACTCCTCCCCTTTACCTTTGCTGTCATGCAGAAATTTTACTGCAACCAGACGGCCATCACGTAGCTTTCCTTTGTAAACCACTCCATAACCACCCTGTCCGAGCTTATTACTGAGAAAAGAAGTTATCTTCATTACCTGTGAGTAGTTGTATCTTTTTGGAGCTAGGGATCCATAGGATACTATTAGAGCCTCAATGTTCCTTTCAGTACTGCTGATAGCCCTTTTGCCCAGGAGTAACCGTAGTCTTTGCCCTTTCTGATGGCAGACCATCACATAAATACATGGAAAGAGCAAGCTTGCAGCTGCTGCCATCAAAACTGAGATAAAATCATATGTTATTTTCTTGAAATATCAAAATTTACGTtatgttttgtattttttttctaaatatatGCCATTTTGTGCGCCAGATGAACAGTCTCCTAGGAGGACATGACTGCCTTCATTTTTTTAAATGTTAAAGCATCATTGTGTTTATCATTTACCTATTCGTATTATCTTCCCATCGCTCCTCTTGCGTCCTGTAATAGCAACAAGTTTCATTAATGCTAGAACAATAACATAATTTAGTACTAAAATAATATATTTAGAAAACAGTAAAGTACATTGGGGTCTTAATTTTTTACTCTGGATTCCCGCCTAGGTGCATAAACTCTCGAAGTGGCGATGTGAGACTCTAGGTCCATATAATTGGTCTTGGAGTGAACCACTAAAATTTGAAGGACCCAAGTCCTCACTTAAAGAATTCATGGACCTATGTGATAAACTAGAAAAAGCTAACCAGTAGTATGATGAGGAAAACATATTGATTACAAATTAGTGAAGAGCAGCAATGGCGTTTCTCATCTCTTTTGATTGaagaaataaattactcaaAATGAGGGGTTTCTGTTCCATACAAGGAACAGCCACACAAACAGATCTGCATGTGGATGCCAATATACATATTTGTGGAGATATTTTTGTTC
This genomic interval carries:
- the LOC120676903 gene encoding LEAF RUST 10 DISEASE-RESISTANCE LOCUS RECEPTOR-LIKE PROTEIN KINASE-like 2.5 isoform X1, which gives rise to MRVCPPVPKAAAAAALLCPAMTLLPLLLLASPTPAVAALNTSAACAPARCGSLNISYPFWLAGTHPPECGYKAFEVTCEKQGNASLANAYWRYQLLDIFYENSSFTVDLSGAPCDPQNFVNASSDLGLSPFNISSKNQDLFILYDCDLGRRPAPPPSWMRVRCPPDLPPVFALLGNKYTPGGIATPPPTNYCAVSMIPVLGYEGATGADYRRLLQGGSLLEYTDAGACKACTDTGGQCRVDVSDDAFKCYCYNRVHSATCGRKRSDGKIIRIVLMAAAASLLFPCIYVMVCHQKGQRLRLLLGKRAISSTERNIEALIVSYGSLAPKRYNYSQVMKITSFLSNKLGQGGYGVVYKGKLRDGRLVAVKFLHDSKGKGEEFVNEVMSIGRTSHVNIVSLFGFCLERSKRALIYEYMPNGSLDQYIFSDNPKEKLGWQKLYMIAIGIARGLEYLHHSCNTRIIHFDIKPQNILLDQGFRPKIADFGLAKLCHTKESKLSMTGARGTIGFIAPEVYSRTFGVVSTKSDVYSYGMMLLEMVGGRKNVKSMVEKSSQKYFPDWIYDHFALDDGLEACEVTCEVEEIARKMILIGLWCVQVLPMFRPTITEVLEMFEKGLDELDIPPKQNFRQIPEDSMCILSTESTGFSSHTKTQAFSEVVKTKEMSIVGSKNLKRLPTL